A genomic segment from Tuwongella immobilis encodes:
- a CDS encoding AAA family ATPase, with the protein MIPRRVMLRGFLSYKESQEIEFNTASLWMLSGHNGSGKSTIFDAVTFALFGCHRGGSQSAQDLINRESDRLEIEFDFLINDELYRINRTYRRTTKGGGQGTQQLYRQDPRTARFEPIADTDNRKGFDAWIAENLGMTYQSFTSSVLLLQGKAERLLDAAPKGRAEVLAEIVDLERYRKLFEVADGKRRELKQQLEGYRSRYADLPEVSDAQLAESQAAIDHADQVRKQTQERIESLRDQREQAIRWQEHSVRRNSLQTEWNHSQSLQKNADQIETNYRRLLELSSGIHHLDSIIMAKARVNSAELALKAAENARTTLMADQQRLTEAVQFATGNRDRLQSKLLKDQAKLAEIGVELRTLSATLETLRHVDDATSQKSAIANQIKHFPPDLEEQVRLTDSLVEERLSLGRVVPVLEAFERERSQLQAALRELKLTQAEADKIRASGEKLKAQHTAAKQKFETAQLQGKKLDADTTTARTLANEAYRALDEFSRLDGAKLCRHCGQPLTPHHFAEEKARREQQATQTEQTARRLELQQKAVNQEIQEAKESLDRLEPELQTLREQFRAKSQEATSLQRAIERHQEQCRNVVLSLPAAFQQKVGGEDIADWSLTKFPAPSELAGLRRDANDLENLRRRQQELAEKRRQLQLLRDRLGIVDENLKRLSVGLPKEDAATIRGRHAKLTADEQTLTAEIRGVQKEVTATQTELDQLGREMARLQQQLSENSQKASNETVARKLAFEQIERSRSALPAVWHGRVEKLGTGDLFDLKRELTALKEAKTEERNQELQQVRGRLDALKREIEELDGQLRGYPESVRVPPESFVKQIQEARAALTDQERIHQQAMQHRNKLDDLRRQRQQLVAQTADLERDYHRHESLAKLLGRDRLQRHLLRQAEQQIVDFANAMLDRLSGGQLFLQLNAGPEGHGADHALELEVVNRATGGRGINVTFLSGSQRFRVAVSLALGIGQYASKRHRPIESVIIDEGFGCLDRQGRQTMIQELQNLRGHLHCILLVSHQEEFAEAFPDGYSFQLQDGSTKVSRIQR; encoded by the coding sequence ATGATTCCACGTCGCGTCATGCTCCGAGGATTCTTGAGCTACAAAGAATCTCAGGAAATCGAATTCAATACCGCATCCTTGTGGATGCTATCCGGCCACAACGGGAGCGGGAAATCGACGATTTTCGATGCCGTCACCTTTGCCTTGTTCGGGTGCCATCGCGGCGGCAGTCAATCCGCCCAGGATCTGATCAATCGGGAGTCCGATCGGCTGGAAATCGAGTTCGATTTTCTCATCAACGATGAGTTGTATCGGATCAACCGCACCTATCGTCGCACCACCAAAGGCGGCGGCCAAGGCACACAGCAACTCTATCGACAGGATCCGCGAACCGCCCGATTCGAACCGATCGCCGACACGGACAACCGCAAGGGGTTCGATGCCTGGATCGCCGAGAATCTCGGCATGACCTATCAATCATTCACTTCCAGCGTGCTACTGCTGCAAGGCAAAGCCGAGCGATTGCTCGATGCTGCGCCCAAAGGACGCGCGGAAGTCTTGGCGGAAATCGTCGATTTGGAACGGTATCGCAAGCTGTTCGAAGTCGCGGATGGGAAACGCCGCGAACTCAAGCAGCAATTGGAAGGCTACCGCTCCCGATACGCCGATCTGCCCGAAGTCAGCGATGCCCAACTCGCCGAATCGCAAGCGGCGATCGATCACGCGGATCAGGTGCGCAAACAGACGCAGGAGCGCATCGAATCGCTGCGGGATCAGCGCGAGCAAGCCATTCGTTGGCAGGAACATTCCGTTCGACGCAATTCGCTGCAAACCGAGTGGAATCACTCGCAATCGCTGCAAAAGAATGCGGATCAGATCGAGACCAACTATCGCCGCTTGCTCGAACTATCGAGTGGGATTCATCACCTCGATTCGATCATCATGGCGAAAGCGCGAGTCAACAGTGCCGAACTGGCGCTGAAGGCCGCCGAGAATGCCCGCACCACACTCATGGCCGATCAACAGCGACTCACCGAAGCCGTGCAGTTCGCCACCGGCAATCGCGACCGCCTGCAATCCAAGTTGCTCAAAGACCAAGCGAAACTCGCGGAAATCGGCGTCGAGCTCCGCACACTGTCCGCGACCTTGGAAACGCTGCGGCACGTGGACGATGCCACGTCGCAGAAATCCGCGATTGCCAATCAGATCAAGCATTTCCCGCCAGATCTGGAAGAACAAGTCCGCCTGACCGATTCGCTCGTCGAGGAACGGCTGTCGTTGGGTCGCGTCGTGCCGGTGTTGGAAGCCTTCGAACGCGAGCGCAGTCAACTCCAAGCCGCCCTGCGCGAATTGAAGTTGACCCAAGCCGAGGCGGATAAAATTCGCGCTTCGGGCGAGAAACTCAAAGCCCAGCACACAGCCGCCAAGCAAAAATTCGAGACGGCCCAACTTCAGGGCAAGAAACTCGACGCGGATACCACCACCGCCCGGACATTGGCGAACGAGGCGTATCGTGCGTTGGACGAATTCAGCCGATTAGACGGTGCCAAACTCTGTCGCCATTGCGGGCAACCGCTGACGCCGCATCACTTTGCGGAAGAAAAGGCCCGCCGCGAGCAGCAAGCCACACAGACCGAACAGACGGCTCGCCGGTTGGAATTGCAGCAAAAAGCAGTGAATCAGGAAATCCAAGAGGCCAAGGAATCACTCGACCGGCTGGAGCCCGAATTGCAAACCCTGCGCGAGCAATTCCGGGCCAAATCGCAGGAAGCCACCAGCCTGCAACGTGCCATCGAACGCCATCAGGAGCAATGTCGCAATGTCGTGCTATCACTCCCGGCCGCGTTCCAACAGAAAGTTGGCGGCGAAGACATTGCCGATTGGAGCCTGACGAAATTCCCCGCTCCCAGCGAGTTGGCCGGACTGCGACGCGATGCCAACGACTTGGAGAACCTTCGTCGTCGGCAGCAAGAATTGGCCGAAAAACGGCGACAATTGCAACTGCTCCGCGATCGGTTGGGAATTGTCGATGAAAACCTCAAACGACTCTCCGTCGGGTTGCCCAAAGAGGATGCTGCGACCATCCGCGGACGGCATGCCAAGCTCACCGCCGATGAACAGACGCTAACCGCCGAGATTCGCGGCGTGCAGAAAGAAGTCACCGCCACGCAGACCGAATTGGATCAACTCGGGCGAGAAATGGCCCGATTGCAGCAACAATTGAGCGAAAATTCGCAGAAAGCATCGAACGAAACCGTCGCGCGCAAATTGGCGTTTGAGCAAATCGAACGCTCGCGTTCCGCCCTTCCCGCGGTCTGGCACGGCCGAGTCGAAAAACTCGGCACCGGCGATCTCTTCGATCTCAAGCGCGAACTGACCGCACTGAAAGAAGCCAAAACCGAAGAACGCAACCAGGAATTACAGCAAGTGCGCGGCCGACTCGACGCCTTGAAGCGCGAAATCGAGGAACTCGACGGTCAGCTTCGAGGATATCCCGAATCGGTCCGCGTGCCCCCCGAATCATTCGTTAAACAAATCCAAGAAGCGCGTGCGGCGTTGACCGATCAGGAACGCATTCACCAACAAGCGATGCAACATCGCAACAAACTCGACGACCTGCGACGACAGCGCCAGCAGTTGGTCGCGCAAACGGCGGATTTGGAACGGGACTATCACCGACACGAATCGCTCGCCAAACTCTTGGGCCGCGATCGGCTCCAACGGCATCTGTTACGGCAGGCGGAACAGCAAATTGTCGATTTCGCCAATGCGATGCTCGATCGCTTGTCGGGTGGCCAACTGTTTTTGCAACTCAATGCTGGCCCAGAAGGTCACGGCGCGGATCATGCGTTGGAGTTGGAAGTAGTCAATCGCGCCACCGGCGGTCGGGGAATCAATGTCACGTTCTTGAGCGGATCGCAACGATTTCGAGTCGCGGTCAGTCTCGCACTCGGAATCGGACAATACGCCAGCAAACGGCATCGCCCGATTGAATCGGTCATCATCGATGAAGGCTTCGGCTGTCTGGATCGCCAGGGCCGACAAACGATGATCCAAGAATTGCAAAATCTCCGGGGCCACCTCCACTGCATTCTGCTGGTGTCGCACCAAGAAGAATTCGCCGAGGCGTTCCCAGACGGCTATTCGTTCCAACTCCAAGACGGATCCACGAAAGTCAGCCGGATTCAACGCTAA
- a CDS encoding metallophosphoesterase family protein yields the protein MRILHTADWHLNDRLGRIDRTDDLRKAVERIGELCTSESIDLLLIAGDLFSELARPDALRETIYHWQEVFGRFLAHGGTIVAITGNHDNENFCRTLTHAMQLAAPVPLELGAMLSPGRMHLATEPSLLRLRDPRESHAIQLVLMPYPTPTKYLGPDAPRRFGTLEEKNRLLQSAATTWLRDIRRHASFDRRNPSILMGHLNIRGAAVGQGLFRLTEQEDVLLEAADLGDDFAYVALGHIHKAQYLGGKKTVRYSGSIERMDLGEQHDAKGVVIFEMGASGIVGEPRVIPLPATPMYDVVIRNPAMELPVLEKLYPEAATALVNLHLIYTAGTDSLESILADLDRIFPRWYAREWQEANAVGASLVRESTPVMSFGQTVREYLDRELIQHDETERQAILALAESFIAQVQP from the coding sequence ATGAGAATTCTCCATACCGCCGACTGGCATTTGAATGACCGATTGGGCCGAATCGATCGAACCGACGATCTTCGCAAAGCCGTCGAACGCATTGGCGAACTTTGCACTTCGGAATCGATTGATTTGCTGCTGATTGCGGGCGACTTGTTCAGCGAGTTGGCCCGCCCCGATGCCCTGCGCGAGACGATCTACCATTGGCAGGAAGTATTCGGTCGGTTTCTCGCTCATGGTGGCACAATCGTGGCCATCACCGGAAATCACGATAACGAAAACTTCTGCCGAACGCTCACACATGCCATGCAATTGGCAGCTCCGGTGCCGCTGGAACTGGGCGCGATGCTCTCGCCGGGCCGGATGCACTTGGCCACCGAGCCGAGTCTGCTGCGGCTACGCGATCCGCGCGAATCGCACGCCATTCAACTGGTGCTGATGCCGTATCCCACGCCCACCAAATACCTTGGGCCGGATGCTCCACGTCGATTCGGCACACTCGAAGAAAAGAATCGGCTGCTGCAATCCGCGGCAACCACTTGGCTGCGCGATATTCGCCGACATGCCAGTTTCGACCGACGAAATCCGTCGATCCTGATGGGCCACCTCAACATTCGCGGGGCGGCCGTCGGACAGGGACTATTCCGACTCACCGAACAGGAAGATGTCCTGCTGGAAGCCGCCGATCTGGGCGATGATTTCGCTTACGTTGCGCTGGGCCACATCCACAAGGCGCAGTATCTGGGCGGCAAAAAAACGGTCCGCTATTCCGGCAGCATTGAACGGATGGATCTGGGCGAGCAGCATGACGCCAAAGGGGTGGTGATTTTCGAGATGGGCGCATCGGGCATCGTCGGTGAACCGCGCGTGATTCCGCTGCCGGCAACCCCCATGTATGATGTCGTGATTCGCAACCCCGCGATGGAGTTACCAGTTCTGGAGAAACTGTACCCGGAAGCCGCAACCGCACTGGTGAATCTGCATTTGATTTACACCGCAGGCACCGATTCGCTGGAAAGCATTCTCGCGGATTTGGACCGGATCTTCCCCCGCTGGTATGCCCGGGAATGGCAAGAAGCCAACGCGGTGGGTGCCTCGTTGGTCCGCGAATCGACACCCGTGATGAGTTTCGGGCAAACCGTGCGAGAATATCTGGACCGCGAATTGATCCAACACGATGAAACCGAACGGCAAGCGATTCTCGCGCTGGCCGAATCGTTTATCGCCCAGGTGCAGCCATGA